In the Anolis sagrei isolate rAnoSag1 chromosome 1, rAnoSag1.mat, whole genome shotgun sequence genome, AGACTTTAGATAGGACCCAATCccactacacaattataacactATGAGAGCACCTTAGAAAAGACCCAATTTTCCCAATGAGAAGAACGTTTATCTATGTGAAGTTTATTTTTACAGTGGCTGAAGTAAATAAAATGAGTGaggaaatatacaaatacaaataattaGATAAAACTCAGAATGGGATGAAAAAGCAGGATCTTTCTGCCTTGTTTCTAGAAACAGTCCACTTGATATGGAGGTACGCCTTAGTTCTGGCCTCTCTAGAGGAGAGCGAAATTTtttggaaaggagaaaagaaataatTGCCAATACTCTCAAGAAAGTACTTGATTTGCAAGTGGCCCCCAAGAAAGATCAGGTACTGTTTTTTCCCTTTTATGAACACTTTTTCTAAGGTCTTCATAGTTAGATTAGTGAATATAATTTCTAAGAACTGATCTAtacctttttttttggaaaaaaaactagGAAACAGAACATTCCATTAAAATGTGTGATCACTTGAGGATATCTTACAGTGATTTGGATCTTAAACTGAAAAATGTATATTACTTATATCATAACATTAGCCTGCGAACAAAAAGAGAACTGGTTTAGGTTACCATTTCTATATTCCTCTAGGTACCTGTAGTGGCTGTTGTAGCATCCGGAGGAGGGATGAGAGCAATGACAGGATGTTATGGCAACTTGCTTGGCCTGCAGCAGCTGGGCTTCTTAGATGTCTTGACATACCTTTGTGGCATCTCAGGGTCTACTTGGTAAGTATGCAGAAATTCCTATACCATCTATGTAAATTCCTGTTCTATCATTGTAAACCTTATATTTGAAAGATTCTGTAGTATATTCCATGGCCGTgcaaggattcaaactctggtcccAGAGTCATAGGccaacacacaaaccactacacCTTGCTGAAGTTGATATCTGTCAAATATGTGTTCGTGCATAGCTCTCTTAACTATTGGATAATAGATATTCTTGGGCAGGATATAAGTATGAGCTTCACTTCTGGgttgttttcttcatttttgtaGGCTATGGGGTCTTAGATATAGcacatatttaatttattttatatttaatttaatttatattttatttatttcttgattGCTCGTTGAAAGAAATTCTGAAGAAAAATATCACTATGCTAATTCaacttgttttttaaaagcagaatgTAAAAGACTGGTCAAAGCagtcaaaatggggggggggggggatgcagtaGTCCCTTGGTATCCACTAGTTTGCTTCCAGGAACTGCCATGGATACCAAAAACGGTGGATGTTCGAGTCCCAATATGTACAATGGTGCTCCTTATGTAAATGGTGAAAGATTTAAACAAGTTTGGAAGAGAGTTTGAGGCTCTGGGAAATGGTGGGAGGCTATATAGCAGAATGTGGTAATGTATTAGCACATGGCAAAATCaacatttgctttttggaattttcacCCTGAATATTTTTGAACCATAGTTAGTtggatccatggatacagaacccATGTATACAAGTGGCCAGCTGTagttaaataaattattaattttgGATGTTACTGCCATGGGGAAGAATCTGTGTGACATTTCTACTTGAGGTCCTCCAAAAACTTGGCCAGTTTTCTCAAACTACTAGAATACtagtttcttctcttttttttttttttttactacttcaGCCAGTAAAGGGTTAGGAACTCTATAGGTTGGTGGACTGCAATTCCAAGCTCTAGCTATTGATGACACAGCCAATGGCAAGGAATGCTAAAAGCAGCAGATTAATATAATAATCAAGCATAATAGACAAGCGACAGGATAAGAACAGACACATTATTTATCATTCCGCAGACACAAGCCCATGcaagccttccaggtgttttggacttcaactctcataaattcaagccagcttaccagctgttagggattgtgggagttgaagtccaaagtacccatagggccgaagtttgcccatgcctgcatatAGACCAGCTGTAGCTACCAAGTCCAAAAGAATTTTGTGAGGAGTTTTGTGAGGAATCCAAGTTTGCACCACTGTTTACTTTCATTGTCATGCTACACTTGGCTTTACTGATACCTAGCTATAAGTCAAGTAGCTTTCAATGATACAGAATTTTACTAGAATGTGAATTCTGACAGCTCACACTGGAACAGGTAGAATTACATTGCTCAGTACTGTTGGCTACACTTGATCTGATTCTGTGTCACCAAAAGAATTCCCATATCTGATactgtatatgttgttgttgtttattcgttcagtcacttccaaccctttgtgacctcatggaccagcccatgccagagttccctgttggccgtcaccactcccagctccttcagaatcaagccagtcacttcaaggataccatccatccatcttgcccttggttggcccctctttctttttccttccattttactcagcatcattgtctcctctaaactttcctgtcttctcatgatgtagccaaagtgcttcatctttgcatctttgcctctaatatccttccctccaatgagcaggcaggctttatttcttggaggatggactggtttgatcttttcgcagtccaaggcactctcagaattttcctccagcaccacagttcaaaagcatctatcttcctttgctcatccTTAGATGTCTGCTATTGGACTGATAGAAGGGGTTCAAAGGAAGCATGGATAATGTAGTATAGCTGCATTATAGTATGGCTAGTATAGCTGGAATGAAAACAATATATTCCAATGGGGGCATTTCACTTAAATTGTTTTTGTCAATGAAATTTTGTGCCAGGATAAAGGTCCAAAGAAATTCAGTATTTAAGCTATTTCCCTGACAACCACCTTCCCAGCAATGCTACCAGTTTTCAGATCTTCTGCAATATTTTGCAGACATAAAGGATAAACCATCATAGCATTCTTGGCATGGCTCACTAATGAAAGAACTTATACTTATTCCAAAAGCATCACAGTTGGTGTAAATTAAGCATAGGATTGTTCCTCCCATAATCTAGGATGCTCTGTGTTTTGCTTAAAGTTCTTTTATTTACTGAAGTATCTGTCATTTTGGTAGGTGTATATCCACACTCTACAAAGATTCTCACTGGTCAAGAAATAATCTCCAGGATGCAATTAGCAATGCCCAGAATATTGCGACAAGGGCAAAAGTtggagcattttctgcagaacAACTGGCATATTACTTTCAGGAATTAATTgccaaagagaaagaaggaaagaaagccaCGCTCGTTGACTTATGGGGACTCATCATAGAATATATCCTAAACAATAAGGTAAAGAAGAGGGCCCTAAATATGAGGTGggaaatatatatgaaaaaatgGGCCTGAGAAAGACAGCAGGGGTGGTGGTCAGGAGAGATGACTGAAACATTTGTCAGAAGGTATTTGTAACAGGTTAAGATTTGATTTTATGGTGAAGTGTTTATGGGAGTTATGGTCCCATAAAACATAAGGTCATGTTCAAAATGTAAAAGTtaccacaaaaagaaaaaatgtcattttttttcaataagCCATTGCAGTCAAGTAGACAAAGCTTTTCTTTTAACCTGGAATCTATGGATTTTCCTTAGCCATGGTTGGGtgtggaccagtggttctcaacctgtgggtccccaggtattttggcctacaacttccagaaatcccagccagtttaccagctgttaggatttctgggagttgaaggccaaaacatctggggacccataggttgagaaccactggtgtagacaatCCATTCTCAAAAAGAATGACAATCTCCAAGAGATATCTGAAAAGATTAAGGGGATTATAGTTTTCATATTTAAAAAAGCAAGatcaaatattattatattatatattaatataaagtgGTTTTAAGAAGCCAATTAGGATCTTCTTTTGGACAATTTAAGTAAACCCCAGATGACCATGATTATTTCCTTGCCATATCCAGAAGGATCCAACCAAACTGTCTGATCAACAAGAAGCTGTCAAGTGGGGACAAAACCCCTTCCCTATTTATGCAGCTCAGAATGTGAGGACTACTGTGAAATCCCGTGAATTTACAGGTATGGAGCTCAGGCTGAGGCTTAGTGGAAGTCACCCAGAAGTATTCTTAAGTTGAAACACAGATATTTGCTAGTGAGGTGGCTAATGGTGTCTGCTTACAAGGAACCTAAGTTTCCTTTGATACAACAGCTGCATTGCCTTACCATTCAAGTACATGCTGGTTATGAGCTATGAGGTCCTATATGACTTGGGTGAggagctgcggtggcacaatgggtaaaaCCATTGTGTTTGCTaagctgctgacctgaaggttgtcgattcaaatccacgagatggggtgagcttcagtctgtcagctccagctttccatgtgaggacatgagagtcCCCTGAAAAACAtatctgcagatggccaattatctcacaccagaagcaacttgcagtttctcaagtgacttctgatacaataaaaaataTGGCATGTGTCCAGCTCTCTGAATGACAGTATGTATGATACTGCCTGAACTCTAAAATCTTTGGAGGAAGCACTTctttcaatttattatttattatttattatttattagctgcatttgttgaccgccgttctcagccctttagggcgactcacggcggtgtacaacatataaaaggcaatttacaaaaggcaataacaaaaaacaacatatccataatacaacagttatatagttacactaaaaaatccgctccgtctcaagtagaatcgtaaccagtctcataatccatattccgttccagtcgtctttaccaaattattgtagcacttagttaaatgccttctcaaatagccatgtttttaggcttttacggaaagacataagggagggcgcctgtctgatgtcaacagggagagtgttccacaaccggggggccaccaccgagaaggccctctctctcgtccccgccagacgtgcctgtgaggcaggtgggatcgagagaagggtctccccagacgatctcaaggccctcgtgggctcataggccaagatgcggtccgaaaggtattttgggccggaaccgtttagggctttgtaggccaacaccagcaccttattCAGCTTCTCAGTTGAATTAGGTAGAAACAAAGGAGGGGATCATCTTTGTGGTTGTTCCTATACTCTGGGAAGACGCTGGATCCTTTCCAGCTGTCTTTTGAAGACTTTTCTATTCCTGCATGCATTTTGGAACTAATTGTTTGATATAATGAGTTATATGTTTTTGTGATGCGATGggtttaatatatgtttttattcaATGCTTTTAATCCATGTCTTCTTACCTTTTATATGTTTTCAGATACATATGGTTTGACTTCTTACTTTTTATTCTGTAAATTGCATTGAGTTCCAGTTTTGGCTAAActcaatataaataaaactttcgtttgttcatttgtttgatTGGTAAGGCATGAAAGGAAGCTAACCCCCACACATTCTGTTAAAAGATAATCTTGAGATACAGTTCAGTTCTTCATTGTGAGGAAAAGGTTCACACTTTTAAATggaaaacaatgttttttttaaatttttcatagAATGGTGTGAGTTTACGCCTTATGAATTTGGATTCTATAAATATGGAGCTTTTATCAGCACAGAAGACTACAATAGTAAATTTTTCATGGGTTTTCTGCTTGAGAAACATCAGGAACCCAGGATCTGTTTCCTCCAAGGTAGGAGTTAATGCAtaaggaggagcctgaaaacgtggttgtttcagtgtgtctTCCGAGAATAAGGAAatttccagcaatatgtccctaaacgcactttattagtgatctaagattgtctgcacatttcatccctctccaaaacttctatcccaattatatgtcaccttgtcttgcccagcattattttttaattttttttttattattacatttggcccagccataggtttttaaacatgtcatgttattgttaatgtttattccttattttttgcttatgagtttatttattgttttgtattattgttgctattgtctATTGTTgaattgtgggctcggcctcatgtaagccgcaccgagtcccttggggagatggtagcggggtacaaataaagtattattattattattattagtagtagtagtagtagaataaCTTCATGTTGGACTCATAGCTTTTACCGATCTACTTTAAAAATAGCCCACATGTCACAGAGGAACTTGAATTAAAATATTATGTTGGTCCTCAACAAGATGCTACCCAGAGACAGTCTTATGTTTAAGTTATTCCTGTTAATCTTGCAATACCCAAACCCGCATTTATATGAATATACGGCAAGTGCCACAAATGGAAACACCCTTTCCGTTAAAGTCTAGTATAGCTGTTATGTCCTGATAATATTAGTTTGTGACTTTAATACATTTCTGTTTCATTAAATGCTGCTTAAAGATTGTTGCAAAATGTGGAAGGGAGCCAATTAAAGTATGCTGTCCCTGTgggtgtatgcatgcatgtatgtatggcaGGGGCTAGAAATGTCTTCTATGGTCACACTGCATGCAATCCAGTATTTATCTCTGTCTGCTGAAAGAGAAATGTCAGGCAATAGTCAGTGAACTACATGATTAATATTTTACTTTTGGTACAGGAATTTGGGCAAGTGCATTTGCTGCCAACATAGAGGACATCTGGGAGGATACAATGGCTTCAGATGCGGTTTTCATAGAATCTGTGAAAGGTGCCATCAAAATTGTAGGTAAAGATATGACTATATTCCACTTTTCCAAAATGATGATTATCCTACGCAAGTTTCCTCAGGTGTTAAAGGGGAGCATGGGTGCCCTCAGGAAAATGTGCCTTGGTTTGCATCACTGAAaggaaaaatcaaagaaatattttaaatccaCAAATAAGGAGATCTATTTCCCTGAAGTAAAAACAATTTCTCATTGGGATGTATAACAGAAGACAGGCTTTAAAGCATGTCAGTTACTGAATTGGCCTAAGGCTAGTGTGTCTCCACCCGAGTAGCAAATTCTTCTAGTCTTATATCTGATTTTCCTAATTCAATCCGTGATTCAAGCTTTTGTTTTGTCATGTTCACTAATTTTCCAACTAAATATTCGTTGAATGAATCTTGATGATGATCATTTAGAAAACCATGTAATTCTAAATGGGACCTAAATTTCAGTGGGAcctaaattaatgcagtttgacaccacttacctGCTATGACTCAGTGATATAGAATTCTGGGACCTATCGTTTGTTAAGGCACCAAAACGCTTTGGCAAAGaagggtaaagaccttgtaaaactacaactcccatgattccatatcattgagccatgtcagttaaagaggtgtcaaactgcattaattctacatccaCAGCTTTCTttagtactgttccattatccaggcagaggccacCAGGGGGCGTTACAGAGAGATGTATTGTCCAATTTATGGGGGTGGAgagtgggttgaaggaggaaaaacatttccccctgttttcctgttatcccccccccccccatgtctctgccttggttatGATataggaagagggggagggggaatgacctcccaaaatgggggaaatggttttcttttttcaacTCCCTCCCCATAAATTGgacaatccttctctctctcttgcccccTGGTGACCTCCACCCAGGTAATTGAACAATACACTTTCTTTTAACTGTTAACCCCAAATTCCAGCTCTTCTAGGAGAAAATCATGATGTCTttctttgttttacatttttcagATGAACTCTGGGGTTCTCAGTCCATGGACTCTTCCCAGAGACAAACCCAGCTGATCATGCCAGGAGGAGCCTTTACACAGTTATTTTACAGTTTACTTAAGTCACGACTTACTACTGGGGAAAACTTTAATTTTCTGCAAGGGCTGTATCTTCACAGGGATTATACCAATGATAAGGAATTTGTAGCTTGgaaaggtataataataatatctgatataataataatatttttatttcttgttttgctgtctctttgggtcatttatttatttaaggggATTCATAAATCACTTTTTTTAGGACAAACCTGTTTCAATGGGCATTGTTTTGGGGTGTTTCAGAGACTCACCTGGATGCAGTGCCCAATCAGCTGACCCCTGGAGAAAACAGTCTGCACTTGGTTGACGGGGCATTTGCTATCAATTCTCCATTTCCATTGGTACTCCAGCCTGAGAGAGATGTGGATATCATCTTATCATTTGATTATTCCTGGAATTCTCCCTTTGAGGTGAGAGATATAAGGACCCACAGTCCACTAAAACACAGACAGACTAACCAACTACATTACCAACACTTGGCTATTGCCTGGATTTCATGGACAAAGTTCAACAGAATCCAATATTGTTCAGGAGCCTGAAATGACGGTCaccgcctgccccccccccccagccaattaTTAATATCCAAATGATTAATATTACCTAGTTAAGTACTCATTTAAGTGGCAAGGCAGGAAGTCTCAACTCATGTGTTATGAAGAATAGAAGGATACACTTTCAATTTTGTATGCCAGTAGGATCAAGTAGGATGTCTTATTCTGGAGTCAGAAGAAttctataacactatgtaacagaatttttgttcctggattataattgtcatttactaattggttctatcataaaaaacatggattttttttattaaactgcaaaagctttgtttttgcaggacatcctgcagtacattttgctataggtttttaatgaatatctcatagtctcaaccaattcaacatagtttatggtagccataaaaatgaagtttctggagtataacaacgagtataacaactactttcaaagtaagtaccacacaattacacacaaaataacactttcaaaccaggaacagagcattttacaaattttgttacatagtgtaatttataCAGCAAGTAGAAGAAACAAATATAAGTttaatcctgacaaaacagaggcCCTCCTGGTTAGTCGTGGGGCCaactggggtattgggtggcagcctgtgctcgacggggttacacactccctgggagggcctttgcacaattaaagcttgtgcaccaactgtgcctgtatttcgtgaagtctgacttggccatggttgtCCATGCCCTAGTGGTCAACCCTCCAGTTTAAGCAGAGCCACTGGCTTCCactaagtttctggtcccaattcaaggtgcaggttacaaagccctaaatgcttTGCGACCCATCTATCTTTGTGATTGCATTACCCTCCAAACCAGCATgtaccctaagatcatctggagagactcTTCTCTCACTTCTGCCACTGTCTCAAGTatgactggcggggacgagggacagagccttctcagtggtggccccttggctctggaatgcccgCCCTAAGGAGATCAGTCAAGTACCCACTTTGTCCACCTTTcataaggatttaaaaacctggaTGACATTTATTCCTCCTTCTCCAGGTCTTGCATCAGGCTCAGATGTACTGTGAAGAAAGAGGAATTCCTTTTCCACACATCACTGTGACAGATAACGATAGAAACAACCCAAAAGAATGTTATGTGTTTTTGGATGCCGACAATCCAAAGGCTCCCATAGTGGTTCATTTCCCACTGGTgaacaacacatttaaaaaatacaaagcacCAGGTAAGTAACATGTAGAAGAGGCTCAGTTATACAGTGTGGGCTAGCATGTAAGAGGACAATCACTTCCTATTTTACCAAAATCAGGAGTTCCCATGTTTTGAACTTCTAAATCTCACAGACCCCAATATGAGGAAATTTCTGGAGAAATCACTAGACAATTAATCAGTTTTAATAATTTCCTtttattggattgctgtgagttttctggactgtatggtcatgttccagaagcattctctcctgatgtttcacccacatctattgttggcatcctcagaggttgtggggtctgttggaaactgggcaggtggtgtttatatatctgtggaatgtccagggtgggagaaaaaacctctgaggattcctgccatagatgtgggtgagaatgcttctggaacatggccatacagcccagaaaactcacagcaacccagtgattctgggcatgaaagcctttgacaacacatttcctTTTATGTTATTAATTGAGGGGAAAAGTAAAAATGCAACCCTGCAAATCAGTTGTTGGGGATGGTGCTACACACCTGAAGTGTAaacaaagaagaaacaaaaatctTCAACTCAATTCACTGGATCAACTGAAATAACCAAACTGTCTAAGAAACTCCACCAGTGAGTTACTTTGGTCTCAGCCATATAATTTGTTCTGTTCACACGTCACAGGGTATCAGCATATAGAATGATATCCATATCAGCAATTTCCCGTTAAATACAAATGCTATTTCTGTACACACTATGTtttatttatctacagtatttTCCGGTGTATATGACAACTTTTAaaccctggaaaatcttatgaaaagtcaGGGTTGTCTTTTACACCAGGTATAAAATAATatagaagaataaaagaaaagaataaaaccCAAGTCCCTTAgcactgaggaggaggagaaggaggagaggagggaggagggaggaaggagaaggagggcagagggagggaggtcGCAGAGAGGGAGGtcgcagggaggaggagggtcaGGCCGCATTGCCACGGAGACTGGCTGGGGGTCTATTTTCAAGGTCCTCTTCCACCCCTGCCACTCTCCCTGCTCTATTTTGAAGCAACTCCTCCAACATCACCATTTCCGGGCAgccaagagagaggaaggaagcaaagccacCTGTTTGACAggcagaagcctccaaaggccacTAGGCTCCCTTAGGCCCAAGGAAGCGCCTCCGTACTtcgactcccagcagccctgggcggtggcgtgccttggatgtgcctgctgaggcattctgggagttgtagagtcttgcgttggaagaggggtagtcttatacgacaagtatatcccaaactctataatttaacttgaaaagttgggggtcgtcttatatgcaaaGTTGTCTTAAATGCCGGAAAATACggtatctatatctatccattGAGAGAAGAGAATGCACACAGTCTAATAAAAGCACCAGTTCAGCAGAGACAACCCTTCACATGTtctcttttccttatttctttttttaggaGTAAAACGTGAACCGGAAGAGATGCCATTTGCAGATTTTCACCTATTTACAGCAGATTCTCCTTATGGTTCCACAAGCCTCACCTATCAGCCAATGCAATTTGACAGATTGCTGCAACTGAGCTGTTACAATGTGATGAATAACAAGGATGCTATTTTAAAAGCTCTTCACCTGGCCATGAACAGAAGGAAGTTGAAGAAAGAGAACCAAAAATGAGATGCAGCCTTGTTTAAGCAGGAACAGGTCTTTGGGGAACAGAATACTGGAATGTTGTAGTAAATGAAAAAGCACATGCAACTGATTCATAAGACACTTTAAAGCTTCAACAGTTATCATATATGTACCAGCAAGATTGCTCAAATGAAGCTttcaattaaaatgttttcatatggatatgtgattttcctgtgttccttttgtatactgcttttcccaCTAGTAGGTTTTCACCGTTACATGAATCAGTAAGATTTAAGAAGGTCGACCCAAATGCAACATTTAGC is a window encoding:
- the LOC137095822 gene encoding cytosolic phospholipase A2 zeta-like, with translation MLRSVMLGRLLTRMLLLLAADVIQKKDSGFFGWHRETHPYYSLKVKILRARNIHGLDLLSKADCYVALKLPTASPLVKRTEVIYNSSNPEWNETFEYRVHSAVKNILELTFYNRDLVLSSLSNHATSIAFDTGNIAPGEILNHTFVLNSQVERAELDVEFSLEESPHAPSEVVTNGVLVAPSCLSIEGTINKSEMAPWIIQENCQIKLSVPGSFENQLSTFCGAASEQQRKIPFIFHVSKDIFPTLNLELLQTTAMLEEGWSEDLHMKTTVIGNGAIPISELPLGKKVELTVPLGQGQVVDLTVKAEERNSPLDMEVRLSSGLSRGERNFLERRKEIIANTLKKVLDLQVAPKKDQVPVVAVVASGGGMRAMTGCYGNLLGLQQLGFLDVLTYLCGISGSTWCISTLYKDSHWSRNNLQDAISNAQNIATRAKVGAFSAEQLAYYFQELIAKEKEGKKATLVDLWGLIIEYILNNKKDPTKLSDQQEAVKWGQNPFPIYAAQNVRTTVKSREFTEWCEFTPYEFGFYKYGAFISTEDYNSKFFMGFLLEKHQEPRICFLQGIWASAFAANIEDIWEDTMASDAVFIESVKGAIKIVDELWGSQSMDSSQRQTQLIMPGGAFTQLFYSLLKSRLTTGENFNFLQGLYLHRDYTNDKEFVAWKETHLDAVPNQLTPGENSLHLVDGAFAINSPFPLVLQPERDVDIILSFDYSWNSPFEVLHQAQMYCEERGIPFPHITVTDNDRNNPKECYVFLDADNPKAPIVVHFPLVNNTFKKYKAPGVKREPEEMPFADFHLFTADSPYGSTSLTYQPMQFDRLLQLSCYNVMNNKDAILKALHLAMNRRKLKKENQK